The Streptomyces sp. NBC_00162 genome window below encodes:
- a CDS encoding TetR/AcrR family transcriptional regulator, producing the protein MARPRGIEDAVILRAAAEVMGRVGPGGLTLAAVAREVGLVPGTLVQRFGSKRGLLLALADRSARDASEMAGRARQSHGSALEALVALVVESAGEMGTPESFANHLAFLCMDLADPQLYERALAVHHAQKRAVEELLADAAAAGELSAGTDVAALAGTVRAITAGAGLTWALERQGTLEQRLRQELGTVLSPHAPSRP; encoded by the coding sequence GTGGCACGTCCCCGAGGGATCGAGGATGCGGTGATCCTGCGTGCGGCGGCCGAGGTCATGGGGCGGGTGGGTCCTGGGGGGCTCACGCTGGCTGCCGTGGCGCGTGAGGTGGGGTTGGTGCCCGGCACGCTGGTGCAGCGGTTCGGGTCCAAGCGCGGACTGCTCCTGGCCCTGGCCGATCGGTCCGCGCGGGACGCGAGCGAGATGGCCGGGCGAGCGCGTCAGTCGCACGGATCGGCGCTCGAGGCCCTGGTGGCGCTGGTCGTGGAATCGGCGGGCGAGATGGGCACGCCGGAGAGCTTCGCCAACCATCTGGCGTTCTTGTGCATGGACCTCGCCGATCCGCAGCTCTACGAGCGCGCCCTGGCCGTCCACCATGCCCAGAAACGCGCGGTCGAGGAACTGCTGGCGGACGCGGCCGCCGCCGGCGAGCTGAGCGCCGGGACGGATGTCGCGGCGCTGGCCGGCACCGTACGGGCGATCACCGCCGGTGCGGGTCTGACCTGGGCCCTCGAACGCCAGGGCACCCTCGAGCAGCGGCTCCGGCAGGAGCTCGGCACCGTGCTGTCCCCGCATGCCCCGTCCCGCCCGTAG
- a CDS encoding SDR family oxidoreductase: protein MTLDTRPLAGKVALVAGGTRGGGRGIAVELGAAGAVVYVTGRSSAAGRSGLDRPETIEETAERVTAAGGLGIPVRTDHSRPEEVRALVDRIAAEQDGRLDILVNSVWGGDPLTDWEHPLWEQDLECGLRLLRQAVETHVITSRFALPLLVARKSGLVVEVTDGNTARYRGSFFYDLAKSAVIRLAVAQAAELKPHGVAAVALTPGFLRSEAMLENFGVTETNWRDGAAQDPNFAHSETPAYLGRAVVVLAADPHIMAKTGRALATWGLYQEYGFTDADGTQPDFAAHWAKNLEGQYGPLGDPM, encoded by the coding sequence ATGACGCTCGACACACGACCGCTGGCCGGGAAGGTGGCCTTGGTCGCCGGCGGCACCCGGGGCGGCGGACGGGGAATCGCCGTCGAGCTCGGCGCCGCCGGTGCGGTGGTGTACGTGACCGGCCGCAGCAGCGCTGCCGGGCGCTCCGGCCTGGACCGCCCGGAGACCATCGAGGAGACCGCTGAGAGGGTCACCGCCGCCGGTGGCCTCGGCATACCCGTCCGCACCGACCACAGCCGTCCCGAGGAGGTCCGGGCCCTGGTGGACCGGATCGCCGCGGAACAGGACGGCCGGCTCGACATCCTGGTCAACTCCGTGTGGGGCGGAGACCCGCTGACCGACTGGGAGCATCCCCTGTGGGAGCAGGATCTGGAGTGCGGGCTCCGTCTGCTGCGGCAGGCGGTGGAGACCCATGTGATCACCAGCCGGTTCGCGCTGCCGCTGCTGGTCGCCCGTAAGAGCGGCCTGGTCGTGGAGGTCACCGACGGCAACACCGCTCGCTACCGCGGCTCGTTCTTCTACGACCTGGCGAAATCCGCCGTGATCCGTCTCGCCGTCGCGCAAGCGGCCGAGCTGAAGCCGCACGGCGTCGCGGCCGTGGCGCTCACGCCCGGCTTCCTGCGCTCGGAGGCCATGCTGGAGAACTTCGGCGTCACCGAGACCAACTGGCGCGACGGCGCGGCCCAGGACCCGAACTTCGCCCACTCCGAGACCCCGGCCTACCTGGGCCGGGCAGTCGTCGTGCTGGCCGCGGACCCCCACATCATGGCCAAGACCGGACGGGCCCTGGCCACCTGGGGCCTGTACCAGGAGTACGGATTCACTGACGCCGACGGCACACAACCGGACTTCGCCGCCCACTGGGCCAAGAACCTGGAAGGGCAGTACGGGCCACTCGGAGATCCCATGTGA
- a CDS encoding sulfite exporter TauE/SafE family protein, with translation MRSLRTGVLLLLAAVPALLLGSAGTAQAHPFGTPPVVKVEAAGTAVDVFWSAQRDDVAVLEKQSGGDEAAYLSSHIVVRQDGHPCRVDRADGMKLHFVCERPVERVDLTVTALTDADPAYRTLSVTGTGSGGLHTAQEPTRTLTLTPSAAGAAAGSSAALDASGLGAWSTDLVSLLDHGAALPLALLLAAAVGALHACAPGHGKSLAAGYLVGGRGRARDAVWLGGIVAVMHTLSVATLAVGWWLAANSTPDIAALTGWLQLIAALVVAGAGVSLLLRHLRHRQHHHSDHDPDHGHGHDHDHGHNHHIPDAPSLLTWRGLVLLGASGGLLPSPSAFLVLLSGLLTGKVAIALAMVAAFGLGMALTLTGVGLIVLRGRDALLDRVSRSRALRTWTPRVPLLAASAVVAGGTVASAVAAGHLLAP, from the coding sequence GTGCGATCACTCCGCACCGGGGTGCTGCTCCTGCTCGCCGCCGTCCCCGCGCTGCTCCTGGGCAGTGCGGGGACGGCGCAGGCGCACCCCTTCGGAACCCCGCCCGTCGTGAAGGTCGAGGCGGCGGGCACCGCCGTCGACGTGTTCTGGTCCGCGCAGCGGGACGACGTGGCCGTACTGGAGAAGCAGTCCGGTGGTGACGAGGCGGCCTATCTGAGCTCGCACATCGTCGTACGCCAGGACGGCCACCCGTGCCGTGTGGACCGGGCCGACGGCATGAAGCTCCACTTCGTCTGCGAGCGGCCGGTCGAGCGCGTCGACCTGACGGTCACGGCGCTGACGGACGCGGACCCGGCGTACCGGACCCTGTCGGTGACGGGCACGGGCTCCGGCGGGCTGCACACTGCGCAGGAGCCCACGCGGACGCTGACTCTGACACCGTCGGCGGCGGGGGCGGCTGCGGGCTCATCGGCTGCTTTGGACGCTTCGGGCCTGGGGGCCTGGTCAACCGACTTGGTTTCGCTGCTGGACCACGGCGCGGCCCTGCCGCTGGCGCTGCTCCTGGCCGCGGCTGTGGGGGCGCTGCACGCCTGCGCGCCGGGGCACGGTAAGTCGCTGGCCGCCGGGTATCTGGTGGGCGGCAGGGGCCGGGCGCGCGATGCGGTGTGGCTGGGTGGGATCGTCGCCGTGATGCACACGTTGTCGGTCGCCACCCTGGCGGTCGGCTGGTGGCTGGCGGCGAACAGCACCCCGGACATCGCGGCGCTCACGGGGTGGCTTCAGCTGATCGCGGCGCTGGTGGTGGCCGGGGCGGGCGTGAGTCTGCTGCTGCGGCATCTGCGCCACCGACAACACCACCATTCCGACCACGATCCCGATCACGGGCACGGGCACGACCACGATCACGGGCACAACCATCACATCCCGGACGCCCCGTCGCTCCTCACCTGGCGAGGCCTCGTACTGCTCGGCGCATCGGGCGGCCTGCTGCCCTCGCCCTCCGCCTTCCTCGTCCTGCTCAGCGGCCTGTTGACCGGCAAGGTCGCCATCGCCCTCGCGATGGTCGCCGCCTTCGGCCTCGGCATGGCGCTGACACTCACCGGCGTCGGCCTGATCGTGCTGCGCGGCCGGGACGCGCTGCTGGATCGCGTCTCCCGCTCCCGGGCACTGCGGACGTGGACCCCGAGGGTTCCCCTCCTTGCGGCTTCGGCGGTGGTGGCCGGAGGGACGGTGGCCTCGGCGGTTGCGGCCGGCCACCTCCTGGCTCCGTGA
- a CDS encoding DUF5954 family protein: MNRGDVGPGGSWPVVVRVPVEPVEAVVEADAVDAVARAGDVVVRGPLFGVAAQRAGDGPRWRVVLAVTAGCPQLARDGLNSRLWFRAKDEAQDRAERRELLAAVARLESERVDELTAAGTRYRVVRAEEYAAAGPGGIEEPRPTDPEPPVPDWDRASRESEVDDGLVLDPEAPLTPTQALERLALRGLCYTGERFPEDVRADAERALDTHPDVLLLPPTFTVVEQAGSSWRPVSGPHATAHAARKSLDFSLTWMWPRMRGHIPGDADPRTDARTWEAGGGAPAGPRPAELAAYAEAADTLRVGRVNRLEFQGTVYQIVRTRRLLRWGTDGPEGPRPSDVNSQDPARIHLVLDEDGRIVPED; this comes from the coding sequence ATGAACCGTGGTGATGTGGGGCCGGGCGGGTCGTGGCCGGTGGTGGTGCGGGTACCTGTGGAGCCGGTGGAAGCCGTGGTGGAAGCCGACGCGGTCGACGCCGTGGCGCGTGCGGGCGATGTGGTGGTGCGTGGCCCCTTGTTCGGGGTGGCGGCGCAGCGGGCCGGGGACGGGCCGCGGTGGAGGGTGGTGCTCGCGGTGACGGCCGGCTGTCCGCAGCTGGCGCGTGACGGGCTGAACTCGCGGTTGTGGTTCCGCGCGAAGGACGAGGCGCAGGACAGGGCGGAACGGCGCGAACTGCTGGCGGCGGTCGCCCGGCTGGAGAGCGAGCGGGTCGACGAGCTCACCGCGGCCGGGACCCGGTACCGGGTCGTGCGGGCCGAGGAGTACGCGGCCGCGGGCCCGGGCGGTATAGAAGAGCCTCGCCCGACCGACCCGGAACCGCCCGTCCCCGACTGGGACCGTGCTTCGAGGGAGTCGGAGGTCGATGACGGCCTGGTCCTGGACCCGGAGGCGCCCCTCACTCCGACCCAGGCTCTGGAGCGGCTGGCACTGCGCGGCCTGTGTTACACCGGTGAGCGGTTCCCCGAAGACGTGCGCGCCGACGCGGAGCGGGCGCTGGACACCCATCCGGACGTGCTGCTGCTGCCCCCGACGTTCACCGTCGTGGAGCAGGCCGGCAGCAGCTGGCGGCCGGTCAGCGGGCCGCACGCAACCGCGCATGCCGCCCGCAAGTCTCTGGACTTCTCCCTGACGTGGATGTGGCCGCGTATGCGCGGCCACATTCCCGGCGACGCCGATCCGCGCACCGACGCCCGCACCTGGGAAGCGGGCGGCGGGGCGCCGGCCGGTCCGCGGCCCGCGGAGCTGGCCGCGTATGCCGAGGCCGCGGACACGCTGCGGGTCGGGCGCGTCAACAGGCTGGAATTCCAGGGCACCGTCTACCAGATCGTCCGCACCCGGCGCCTGCTGCGCTGGGGCACCGACGGGCCCGAGGGCCCGCGCCCGTCCGACGTCAACAGCCAGGACCCCGCACGGATCCACCTGGTGCTCGACGAGGACGGCCGCATCGTCCCCGAGGACTGA
- the ligA gene encoding NAD-dependent DNA ligase LigA, which produces MTILSADEALFSLSSRADYSAALQQLRDASEAYYGGENSSLDDATYDRLRLSVLAWEAEHPEEVAQDSPTGLVGDGAAPVGDIAHTTRLLSLDNVFDPAGLLAWEASLQRRLGHAPTGGFTVEPKMDGAAVAARYRAGRLEQIITRGNGTHGEDVSHVIGSIEGLPERLPVPATFEVRGEVLFTQAQFETANEVRTAHGAQVFANPRNGTAGTLRAKDRPYRLAMTFWAYGAVELDGVGFVPSGATHAEALAAVAGAGVQTTADTPAGLQVVATLAEAQQKVDAIAALRPGLPFGIDGVVIKANDAAEQAAAGFGSRFPYWAIAFKLPAVERQTVLKDVVWDVGRTGVLAPTAILEPVDIDGSTVTRATLHNPADIRRRDLHLGDTVTVYKAGDIIPRVQAAVIGRRPDGAQEVPLPTACPNCGGEINKDQERWRCAKGTACALPALIEYAAGRDMLDIDGLGKTYVKALIESGDVTDVADLFTLTEDRLTAASGSAKRGAKLAEQIAAAKSRPLSRVFCALGVLGTGRSMSRRIAAHFVTMDAIRRADASEMQEVDGIGGEKAPVIVEQVASLAQVIDKLAAAGVNMNEPQQPEPAGEGPLAGKTAVVTGKMSGPLENMGRSEMNALIEKAGGRAGSSVNSKTTYLVCAPSANGKPSSKAVKAEELGVTLLTPEAFAELVADYLG; this is translated from the coding sequence ATGACGATCCTTTCCGCCGATGAGGCGCTGTTCAGCCTGTCCAGCCGTGCCGACTACTCTGCCGCGCTCCAGCAGCTGCGCGACGCGTCCGAGGCGTACTACGGCGGCGAGAACAGCTCTCTGGATGACGCCACTTACGACCGGCTGCGCCTGTCCGTGCTCGCCTGGGAAGCGGAGCACCCCGAGGAGGTCGCCCAGGACTCCCCGACCGGTCTGGTCGGGGACGGGGCCGCCCCGGTCGGCGACATAGCGCACACCACGCGACTGCTCAGCCTCGACAACGTCTTCGACCCGGCCGGCCTCCTCGCCTGGGAAGCCTCGCTCCAGCGCCGCCTGGGCCACGCGCCCACGGGCGGGTTCACGGTCGAGCCGAAGATGGACGGAGCGGCCGTCGCCGCCCGCTACCGCGCGGGGCGGCTGGAGCAGATCATCACCCGCGGCAACGGCACCCACGGCGAGGACGTCAGCCACGTCATCGGCTCGATCGAGGGCCTGCCCGAGCGGCTGCCCGTGCCGGCCACGTTCGAGGTCCGCGGCGAGGTCCTGTTCACACAAGCGCAGTTCGAGACCGCGAACGAGGTCCGCACCGCACACGGCGCGCAGGTCTTCGCGAACCCGCGCAACGGCACGGCCGGCACCTTGCGCGCGAAGGACCGCCCCTACCGGCTCGCGATGACGTTCTGGGCGTACGGAGCGGTCGAGCTCGACGGCGTCGGCTTCGTGCCCTCCGGGGCCACGCACGCCGAGGCCCTGGCCGCCGTCGCCGGGGCCGGAGTACAGACCACGGCCGACACGCCCGCCGGTCTGCAGGTGGTGGCAACCCTCGCCGAGGCGCAGCAGAAGGTCGACGCGATCGCCGCGCTGCGCCCCGGCCTGCCGTTCGGTATCGACGGGGTCGTGATCAAGGCGAACGACGCGGCCGAGCAGGCCGCGGCCGGGTTCGGCAGCAGGTTCCCGTACTGGGCGATCGCCTTCAAGCTCCCGGCCGTCGAGCGGCAGACCGTGCTGAAGGACGTGGTCTGGGACGTGGGCCGTACCGGCGTACTGGCCCCGACCGCCATCCTCGAACCGGTGGACATCGACGGATCCACGGTCACCCGGGCCACCCTCCACAACCCGGCCGACATACGCCGCCGCGACCTCCACCTCGGAGACACCGTCACGGTCTACAAGGCCGGCGACATCATCCCCCGCGTCCAGGCCGCCGTCATCGGCCGCCGCCCGGACGGCGCGCAGGAGGTGCCGCTGCCCACGGCATGCCCCAACTGCGGTGGAGAGATCAACAAGGACCAGGAGCGGTGGCGCTGCGCGAAGGGAACCGCCTGCGCCCTGCCCGCGCTGATCGAGTACGCCGCCGGGCGCGACATGCTCGACATCGACGGCCTGGGCAAGACGTACGTCAAGGCCCTGATCGAGTCCGGTGACGTCACCGATGTCGCCGACCTGTTCACCCTCACCGAGGACCGGCTCACCGCCGCCTCGGGCAGTGCCAAGCGCGGAGCGAAGCTGGCCGAACAGATCGCGGCCGCCAAGTCCCGTCCGCTCAGCCGCGTCTTCTGCGCCCTGGGCGTGCTCGGCACCGGGCGGAGCATGTCCCGCCGCATAGCGGCACACTTCGTCACGATGGATGCCATCCGGCGGGCTGACGCTTCCGAGATGCAGGAGGTCGACGGCATCGGCGGGGAGAAGGCTCCGGTAATCGTCGAACAGGTCGCTTCCCTGGCCCAGGTGATCGACAAGCTTGCCGCGGCCGGGGTCAACATGAACGAACCGCAGCAGCCCGAGCCGGCCGGTGAGGGCCCGCTGGCGGGCAAGACCGCCGTTGTCACCGGCAAGATGAGCGGGCCTCTGGAGAACATGGGGCGCTCGGAGATGAACGCGCTGATCGAGAAGGCCGGTGGCAGGGCGGGCAGCAGTGTCAACTCCAAGACCACCTACCTGGTCTGCGCTCCGTCGGCGAACGGGAAGCCGAGCTCCAAGGCCGTCAAGGCCGAGGAACTGGGCGTCACGCTCCTCACCCCCGAGGCCTTCGCCGAACTCGTCGCCGACTACCTGGGCTGA
- a CDS encoding alpha/beta fold hydrolase, translating to MIDPTIGSLRVNGATLHYEVRGQGPLLLLIPGGAGGAASFDGIADGLAAEYTVATYDPRGMSRSTLDDPDAEQRVAEHADDAFRMLELLSPGEPARVFGASSGAIAALHLLTVHPERVERVVAHEPPVVEVLPDASEHRALIARVQETLRTKGLMPAMAVFAAGLKNGGDTTEPKPEIELPPLPLLPPQAAARAERTMANLPYFLGRIVPGFMSYTPDIHRLEALSDRLVLAVGQESRGELPYRPAAFLAERLGTELLQFPGGHTGLTTHPAESGELLRKAFRA from the coding sequence GTGATCGACCCGACCATAGGCAGCCTGCGCGTGAACGGCGCGACTCTCCATTACGAGGTGCGCGGCCAGGGCCCGCTCCTGCTGCTGATCCCCGGAGGGGCGGGCGGCGCGGCCTCCTTCGACGGCATCGCCGACGGCCTGGCCGCCGAATACACCGTCGCGACCTACGACCCGCGCGGCATGTCCCGAAGCACGCTGGACGACCCCGATGCCGAGCAGCGGGTGGCCGAGCACGCCGATGACGCGTTCCGGATGCTGGAACTGCTGTCGCCCGGTGAGCCCGCCCGGGTGTTCGGCGCCAGTTCGGGTGCGATCGCCGCCCTGCACCTGCTCACCGTCCATCCCGAACGGGTCGAGCGCGTCGTGGCGCACGAGCCGCCGGTGGTGGAGGTCCTGCCGGACGCCTCCGAACATCGCGCGCTCATCGCGCGCGTGCAGGAGACGCTCCGCACAAAGGGGCTCATGCCGGCGATGGCCGTGTTCGCTGCGGGCCTGAAGAACGGTGGCGACACCACCGAGCCGAAGCCCGAGATCGAGCTTCCCCCGCTTCCACTACTTCCACCGCAGGCAGCCGCACGGGCCGAGCGGACGATGGCCAACCTGCCGTACTTCCTCGGGCGCATCGTGCCCGGCTTCATGTCCTACACCCCGGACATCCACCGGCTGGAGGCGCTGTCGGACCGGCTCGTGCTCGCCGTCGGCCAGGAGTCACGCGGCGAACTGCCCTACCGTCCGGCCGCCTTCCTGGCCGAGCGTCTCGGCACGGAACTCCTCCAGTTCCCCGGCGGGCACACCGGCCTGACCACGCATCCCGCCGAGTCCGGCGAACTCCTCCGGAAGGCCTTCCGCGCCTAG
- a CDS encoding Crp/Fnr family transcriptional regulator → MPLLAALPEDRLRALWSHSLPRRHHAGEVILSAGEPAEYLLLLLRGRVSVATTTAAGRVVRFGDWTGPCAPNKVAVIDGRGHTATLTAVTHCTVRSLPRSRFEELVDDVPAVRRHVLRLLAQVRRDGLVEVTRHTVAVLAPELLALRATESGPRTSYRRNHMG, encoded by the coding sequence GTGCCTCTGCTGGCCGCACTGCCTGAAGATCGGCTGCGCGCGCTCTGGTCCCACTCGCTGCCGCGCCGCCACCACGCGGGAGAAGTCATACTCAGTGCCGGCGAGCCGGCCGAGTATCTCCTTCTGCTGCTGCGTGGCCGGGTGTCCGTCGCCACCACCACGGCCGCCGGACGGGTCGTCCGCTTCGGCGACTGGACCGGACCCTGTGCACCGAACAAGGTGGCCGTGATCGATGGCCGCGGGCACACGGCCACTCTCACCGCGGTCACCCACTGCACCGTACGCAGCCTCCCGCGATCCCGGTTCGAAGAACTGGTCGACGACGTGCCCGCAGTACGCCGGCACGTACTGCGCCTGCTCGCCCAGGTGCGCCGCGACGGTTTGGTCGAGGTCACGCGCCACACCGTCGCAGTGCTCGCACCCGAGCTCCTCGCCCTGCGCGCAACCGAATCGGGCCCGCGCACCTCGTACCGGAGGAACCACATGGGGTAG
- a CDS encoding pyridoxal phosphate-dependent decarboxylase family protein, whose product MDAREMALRQAYGHAVRWLASLSDRRVPARASVEEIVRELGAELPDGPSKAADVVDLLATACEPGLTAFPSGRFYGFVVGGTEPAALAADWLVSAWDQNCVMRAVSPAYAAAEEIAGAWLLDLLGLPSDSAVGFTTGATMANFTCLAAGRDAVLRRSGWNVAHDGLVGGPAVRVIAGEDRHMAIDLALRYLGLGKPELVKADGQGRIEPGALRHALAAGGQGPTIVILQAGDIHSGAFDPFAEAIGAAREADAWVHVDGAFGLWAAVSPMYAHLMAGCSYADSWATDAHKTLNVPYDCGLAIVRDPFAIRAAMGLQGDYLIQDEQGDPIDKVPELSRRGRAFTVWAALRSLGRSGVADLVEGLCRHASAFATGIAAIDGATVLNDVVFTQVCAEFGDDERTERVIARLLDDGTAWISGSTWHGRRVMRISVSNWSTTDDDVTRALDAIRRAHRSA is encoded by the coding sequence ATGGACGCGCGCGAGATGGCGCTCCGACAGGCATACGGCCATGCTGTCCGCTGGCTGGCGAGCCTCTCCGACCGCCGGGTTCCGGCCCGCGCTTCGGTCGAGGAGATCGTGCGTGAGCTCGGTGCCGAGCTTCCCGACGGCCCCAGCAAGGCTGCCGATGTCGTCGACCTGCTGGCCACGGCCTGTGAGCCGGGGCTCACCGCTTTTCCCAGCGGCCGCTTCTACGGGTTCGTGGTCGGTGGCACCGAACCGGCCGCGCTGGCCGCGGACTGGCTGGTCAGCGCCTGGGACCAGAACTGCGTGATGCGCGCCGTCTCGCCCGCGTACGCGGCGGCGGAAGAGATCGCCGGCGCGTGGTTGCTCGATCTGCTCGGCCTGCCGAGCGACAGCGCCGTCGGCTTCACGACAGGTGCCACGATGGCGAACTTCACTTGCCTCGCCGCCGGGCGCGACGCGGTGCTGCGGCGATCGGGCTGGAACGTGGCCCACGACGGACTCGTGGGTGGGCCGGCCGTACGCGTCATCGCCGGCGAGGACCGCCACATGGCCATTGACCTGGCGCTGCGCTACCTCGGACTCGGCAAACCCGAACTGGTGAAGGCGGACGGGCAAGGGCGCATCGAGCCCGGGGCCCTGCGGCACGCCCTGGCGGCCGGCGGGCAGGGCCCCACGATCGTGATCCTCCAGGCCGGAGACATCCACTCCGGGGCCTTCGACCCCTTCGCCGAGGCGATCGGTGCCGCTCGCGAGGCAGATGCATGGGTGCATGTCGACGGCGCCTTCGGACTGTGGGCGGCCGTCTCCCCGATGTACGCACACCTGATGGCGGGCTGTTCGTACGCCGATTCCTGGGCGACGGATGCCCACAAGACCCTGAACGTCCCGTACGACTGCGGCCTCGCCATCGTGCGCGATCCGTTCGCGATCCGAGCGGCGATGGGCCTGCAGGGGGACTACCTCATCCAGGACGAACAAGGCGACCCCATCGACAAGGTCCCCGAGCTCTCCCGGCGCGGCAGAGCCTTCACCGTGTGGGCCGCGCTCAGATCCCTCGGGCGATCAGGCGTGGCCGACCTCGTCGAAGGGCTGTGCCGACACGCCTCCGCGTTCGCCACCGGCATCGCCGCGATCGACGGCGCGACCGTCCTCAACGACGTCGTATTCACCCAGGTCTGCGCCGAGTTCGGCGACGACGAACGCACGGAACGGGTAATCGCCCGGCTGCTCGACGACGGCACGGCGTGGATCAGCGGCTCCACCTGGCACGGCCGGCGTGTCATGCGCATCTCGGTGAGCAACTGGTCGACGACCGACGACGATGTCACGCGCGCGCTCGACGCGATCCGGCGCGCACATCGCTCCGCATAG
- a CDS encoding TetR/AcrR family transcriptional regulator — translation MARAGLTAERVTIAGAELADEVGLDQVTMSQVARRLGVKDASLYTHVRGLEDLRGRIALLAADEKTIRIAEATAGRAGKDALVAFANAWREYAHRHPGRYMATQTPIRIDPELAAQASGPRRAVELTYGMLRGYGLAEPDLTDAVRLLRSTFHGFVALEAAGGFAHERSPQQSWVRALDALHTLLEHWPPYREGDSS, via the coding sequence ATGGCGCGGGCAGGGCTGACGGCGGAGCGGGTGACGATCGCGGGCGCCGAGCTGGCGGACGAGGTCGGGCTCGACCAGGTGACGATGTCGCAGGTGGCGCGACGGCTCGGCGTGAAGGATGCGAGCCTGTACACGCATGTCCGCGGTCTGGAGGATCTGCGCGGACGGATCGCGCTGCTGGCGGCGGACGAGAAGACCATCCGTATCGCGGAGGCGACCGCCGGGCGGGCGGGCAAGGACGCGCTGGTCGCTTTCGCCAACGCGTGGCGGGAGTACGCCCACCGGCATCCGGGCCGCTACATGGCGACGCAGACCCCGATCCGGATCGACCCCGAGCTGGCCGCACAAGCTTCCGGTCCGCGGCGCGCGGTCGAGCTGACCTACGGCATGCTGCGCGGGTACGGACTGGCCGAGCCCGACCTGACCGACGCGGTCCGGCTGCTGCGCAGCACGTTCCACGGGTTCGTCGCCTTGGAAGCCGCGGGCGGGTTCGCACACGAGCGTTCGCCGCAGCAGTCCTGGGTCCGCGCCCTCGACGCCCTGCACACCCTCCTGGAGCACTGGCCCCCGTACCGAGAAGGAGACTCCTCGTGA
- a CDS encoding YciI family protein: MMILELAFTAAPERLAARPAHRSFLARLHEEGRLLAAGPWGDESGALLVFDVERAELEVILDADPYYRTPGVTVAGIREWVPVVGHI, translated from the coding sequence ATGATGATCCTCGAGCTGGCCTTCACCGCTGCCCCGGAACGCCTCGCCGCACGTCCGGCACACCGTTCGTTCCTTGCCCGGCTCCACGAGGAAGGGCGTCTGCTCGCGGCCGGTCCCTGGGGGGACGAATCGGGCGCGCTCCTGGTGTTCGATGTGGAGCGCGCCGAGCTGGAGGTCATCCTCGACGCCGATCCGTACTACCGCACGCCGGGAGTGACGGTCGCAGGCATTCGGGAGTGGGTACCGGTGGTCGGCCACATCTGA